A genomic segment from Nonomuraea helvata encodes:
- a CDS encoding aldehyde dehydrogenase, with the protein MRQHDTLFIGGEWVAPAGTGTIDVVSPHTEEVVGRVPDGTAEDMDRAVAAAREAFEHGPWPRMTFAERAEVIGRLAAIYDERQGEMAALITEEMGSPITFSNLAQAPQPLGMLQYYAELGRTFEQEEQRPGLFGPTTVRREPVGVVAAVVPWNVPQFVTMTKVAPALLAGCAIVLKPAPETPLDAYLLAEWALEAGIPAGVLNIVPAGREVGEHLISHPGVDKVAFTGSTAAGRRIASICGEQLKRVSLELGGKSAAIILDDADLAASMGFLSLASLMNNGQACVAQTRILASRNRYDEVVEAIAGMTTSQPVGDPADPATGIGPLVAKRQQDRVEGYIRIGMDEGAKVVVGGLDRPYDRGWYVSPTVFAGVSNDMRIAREEIFGPVLVVIPYEDEADAVRIANDSDYGLAGTVWTGDTEHGMDVARQVRTGTYGVNCFMLETNAPFGGFKASGIGRELGPEGLNGYLEYKTIARLG; encoded by the coding sequence ATGCGCCAGCACGACACGCTGTTCATCGGGGGCGAATGGGTGGCCCCAGCGGGCACCGGAACGATCGACGTGGTCTCCCCGCACACGGAGGAGGTCGTCGGCCGGGTGCCCGACGGCACGGCCGAGGACATGGACCGGGCGGTCGCGGCCGCCAGGGAGGCGTTCGAGCACGGGCCGTGGCCGCGGATGACGTTCGCCGAGCGGGCCGAGGTGATCGGCCGGCTGGCCGCGATCTACGACGAGCGGCAGGGCGAGATGGCCGCGCTCATCACCGAGGAGATGGGCTCGCCCATCACGTTCTCGAACCTGGCCCAGGCGCCCCAGCCGCTGGGCATGCTGCAGTACTACGCCGAGCTGGGCAGGACGTTCGAGCAGGAGGAGCAGCGGCCGGGGCTGTTCGGCCCGACCACCGTGCGCAGGGAGCCCGTGGGCGTCGTGGCGGCCGTGGTGCCGTGGAACGTGCCCCAGTTCGTCACGATGACCAAGGTCGCGCCCGCGCTGCTGGCCGGCTGCGCCATCGTGCTCAAGCCGGCCCCCGAGACGCCGCTGGACGCGTACCTGCTGGCCGAGTGGGCGCTCGAGGCGGGCATCCCCGCGGGCGTGCTCAACATCGTGCCCGCGGGCCGCGAGGTCGGCGAGCACCTGATCTCCCACCCCGGCGTGGACAAGGTGGCCTTCACCGGCTCGACGGCCGCCGGCCGGCGCATCGCCTCCATCTGCGGCGAGCAGCTCAAGCGGGTCAGCCTGGAGCTGGGCGGCAAGTCCGCCGCGATCATCCTGGACGACGCCGACCTGGCCGCCAGCATGGGCTTCCTGTCCCTGGCCTCGCTCATGAACAACGGCCAGGCCTGCGTGGCCCAGACCCGCATCCTGGCCTCGCGCAACCGCTACGACGAGGTCGTCGAGGCCATCGCCGGCATGACCACGTCCCAGCCCGTCGGCGACCCCGCCGACCCGGCGACCGGCATCGGCCCGCTGGTGGCCAAGCGCCAGCAGGACCGGGTGGAGGGGTACATCAGGATCGGCATGGACGAGGGCGCCAAGGTCGTCGTCGGAGGCCTCGACCGGCCCTACGACCGCGGCTGGTACGTCTCCCCCACCGTCTTCGCCGGCGTGAGCAACGACATGCGCATCGCCCGCGAGGAGATCTTCGGGCCGGTCCTGGTCGTGATCCCGTACGAGGACGAGGCGGACGCCGTACGCATCGCCAACGACAGCGACTACGGCCTGGCCGGCACGGTCTGGACGGGCGACACCGAGCACGGCATGGACGTGGCCCGCCAGGTCCGCACCGGCACGTACGGCGTCAACTGCTTCATGCTGGAGACCAACGCGCCCTTCGGCGGCTTCAAGGCCAGCGGCATCGGCCGCGAACTCGGCCCCGAGGGCCTGAACGGCTACCTGGAGTACAAGACGATCGCGCGGCTCGGCTGA
- a CDS encoding alpha/beta hydrolase has product MSFAPNYPVMLRTADGVRIDAAHTPSTRTELGIVVAHGFTGSWRERSARRIVHVLSEFGGVVAFDFRGHGRSGGETTVGDVEILDVEAAVRHARVVGYSKIAVVGFSMGAAVAVRHAALHGGVDAVVAVSGPARWYYRGTKPMRQVHWAIERPLGRWAARMAKRTRIARSEWDPIPMPPHEAAGLISPTPLLIVHGDADAFFPLDHPRQLYAGAREPKELWIEPGYGHAESAATPGLIRRIGKWIASNLS; this is encoded by the coding sequence ATGTCCTTCGCGCCCAACTACCCCGTCATGCTGCGCACCGCCGACGGGGTCCGCATCGACGCCGCGCACACCCCGTCCACACGTACGGAGCTGGGGATAGTTGTTGCGCACGGGTTCACCGGGTCGTGGCGGGAGCGCAGCGCGCGGCGCATCGTGCACGTGCTGAGCGAGTTCGGCGGCGTGGTCGCCTTCGACTTCCGCGGCCACGGGCGCTCCGGCGGCGAGACCACGGTCGGCGATGTGGAGATCCTCGACGTGGAGGCCGCCGTCAGGCACGCCCGCGTGGTCGGTTACTCCAAGATCGCGGTCGTGGGTTTCTCCATGGGCGCGGCGGTGGCCGTACGGCACGCGGCGCTGCACGGGGGCGTGGACGCGGTGGTGGCGGTGAGCGGACCGGCCCGCTGGTACTACCGGGGCACCAAGCCGATGCGGCAGGTCCACTGGGCCATCGAGCGGCCGCTCGGCCGTTGGGCGGCCAGGATGGCCAAGCGCACGCGGATCGCCCGCAGTGAGTGGGACCCGATCCCGATGCCGCCGCACGAGGCCGCCGGGCTCATCTCGCCGACGCCGCTGCTGATCGTGCACGGCGACGCCGACGCGTTCTTCCCGCTGGACCACCCGCGCCAGCTCTACGCGGGCGCGCGCGAGCCGAAGGAGCTCTGGATCGAGCCCGGGTACGGGCACGCGGAGTCCGCCGCGACCCCCGGCCTCATCCGCAGGATCGGCAAATGGATTGCCTCGAACCTTTCGTGA
- a CDS encoding LuxR C-terminal-related transcriptional regulator translates to MTAQVLHNLPAEPNRFVGRARDLAELAALVHEERVVTLSGVGGIGKTRLALRVAAQQADRFADGVWLVELARIGNPALLVNELAEVLGVRDEVPGRLLDGLRTRLRGADALIVLDNCEHLVDRCAELVADLIAECPRLRFLLTSREPLHIPGELIWRVPPLELPDERHPEAESVLLFVERAHAAGARGVTGCMGDVVRLCHALDGLPLALELAAARTSLLGPGRIADRIADRKGDRFSLLTTGDRTAPARQRTLLATVDWSHELLLPKERVLLRRLSVFAGLFDLGLAERVCADGGIVRRADVLDLLGGLVDKSLVLHHAAGSYRLLETIKQYAAERLDEAGECERLRDRHLKVICEELERGYAAASHDRRKPWQERFAHFTRGRALLDDARNAVDRAVESRDPVLGLRLARVSLAMLVVRGDLGESIAWHEQLLALDLSGVPADLIAVAKGALAYGLELADELAGAEELIVQSVEEQKRHPYTHWLGMAYGVALSVFFRTGQSEKARRYLDELEAAATAHDDLFNLSTARIAQLNLALFQGRLHQAQRYGDEALALAREAGHHWTVARALTHLGAVAEAAGDLRTARSHHAAALPLIEEMDNRVELARCHAQLGRVAAGLGDYAAARRHISAGLDLSRKMGQRRGVMRALVALSALARAQDDLEGAVLAGSAATALRESIGQFGTPGRIQELLVLARSRLGAGRVALLWAKGAERTPEEVARWVLEGEAGRALAQPGTPVQEAAPYGRLTAREQEIAVLLARGLSNRGIAQELVITSATVARHIANIMEKLDFDSRAQIAVWAAEHGADAGRT, encoded by the coding sequence ATGACCGCGCAAGTCCTGCACAATCTCCCCGCCGAGCCCAACCGTTTCGTCGGGCGCGCCCGCGACCTGGCCGAGCTGGCGGCGCTGGTCCACGAAGAACGCGTCGTCACGCTGAGTGGCGTCGGCGGCATCGGCAAGACCCGCCTGGCCCTGCGCGTGGCGGCGCAGCAGGCGGACCGCTTCGCCGACGGCGTGTGGCTGGTGGAGCTGGCCCGCATCGGCAACCCCGCGCTGCTCGTCAACGAGCTGGCCGAGGTGCTCGGCGTACGCGATGAGGTGCCCGGACGGCTGCTCGACGGCCTGCGCACGCGCCTGCGCGGCGCCGACGCCCTGATCGTGCTGGACAACTGCGAGCACCTGGTAGACCGCTGCGCCGAGCTGGTGGCCGACCTGATCGCCGAGTGCCCGCGGCTGCGGTTCCTGCTCACCAGCCGCGAGCCGCTGCACATCCCCGGCGAGCTGATCTGGCGGGTGCCGCCGCTGGAGCTGCCGGACGAGCGGCACCCCGAGGCGGAGTCGGTGCTGCTGTTCGTGGAGCGGGCGCACGCGGCCGGCGCGCGCGGCGTGACCGGCTGCATGGGCGACGTCGTACGCCTGTGCCACGCGCTCGACGGCCTGCCGCTCGCGCTGGAGCTGGCGGCGGCCCGCACCAGCCTGCTCGGCCCCGGCCGCATCGCCGACCGCATCGCCGACCGCAAGGGCGACCGCTTCAGCCTGCTCACCACCGGCGACCGCACGGCCCCCGCCAGGCAGCGCACGCTCCTGGCCACCGTCGACTGGAGTCACGAGCTGCTCCTGCCCAAGGAGCGCGTGCTGCTGCGCCGGCTGTCGGTCTTCGCCGGGCTGTTCGACCTCGGCCTGGCGGAGCGGGTCTGCGCCGACGGCGGCATCGTGCGCAGGGCCGACGTGCTCGACCTGCTCGGCGGCCTGGTCGACAAGTCGCTGGTGCTCCACCACGCCGCCGGCAGCTACCGCCTGCTGGAGACCATCAAGCAGTACGCCGCCGAGCGCCTGGACGAGGCCGGGGAGTGCGAGCGCCTGCGCGACAGGCACCTGAAGGTGATCTGCGAGGAGTTGGAGCGCGGCTACGCGGCGGCCTCGCACGACCGCAGGAAGCCGTGGCAGGAGCGGTTCGCGCACTTCACCAGGGGCCGCGCCCTCCTCGACGACGCCAGGAACGCGGTGGACCGTGCGGTGGAGAGCCGTGACCCGGTGCTCGGGCTGCGCCTCGCCCGTGTGTCGCTGGCGATGCTGGTCGTCCGCGGCGACCTGGGCGAGAGCATCGCCTGGCACGAGCAACTGCTCGCGCTCGACCTGTCCGGGGTGCCCGCCGACCTGATCGCGGTGGCCAAGGGCGCGCTGGCGTACGGGCTGGAGCTCGCCGACGAGCTGGCCGGGGCGGAGGAGCTCATCGTGCAGAGCGTCGAGGAGCAGAAGCGCCACCCGTACACGCACTGGCTGGGCATGGCGTACGGCGTGGCGCTGAGCGTGTTCTTCCGCACCGGGCAGAGCGAGAAGGCGCGGCGTTACCTCGACGAGCTGGAGGCGGCGGCCACCGCCCACGATGACCTGTTCAACCTGAGCACAGCCAGGATCGCCCAGCTCAATCTGGCGCTCTTCCAAGGGCGGCTGCACCAGGCCCAGCGCTACGGCGACGAGGCGCTCGCGCTGGCCAGGGAGGCCGGGCACCACTGGACGGTGGCCAGGGCGCTGACCCATCTCGGCGCGGTGGCCGAGGCGGCGGGTGACCTGCGGACGGCCAGGTCCCACCACGCCGCCGCGCTGCCACTGATCGAGGAGATGGACAACCGCGTCGAGCTGGCCCGCTGCCATGCCCAGCTCGGCCGGGTGGCGGCCGGGCTGGGCGACTACGCCGCGGCCAGGAGACACATCTCCGCCGGCCTCGACCTGAGCAGGAAGATGGGCCAGCGCAGGGGCGTCATGCGCGCGCTCGTGGCGCTGTCCGCCCTGGCGCGGGCCCAGGACGACCTGGAGGGCGCGGTGCTGGCCGGGTCGGCCGCCACCGCGCTGCGCGAGTCCATCGGGCAGTTCGGGACGCCCGGCCGCATCCAGGAGCTGCTGGTGCTCGCCCGCTCGAGGCTCGGGGCCGGGCGGGTGGCGCTGCTCTGGGCCAAGGGCGCGGAGCGGACGCCCGAGGAGGTGGCCAGGTGGGTGCTCGAGGGCGAGGCCGGGCGCGCCCTCGCTCAGCCGGGCACGCCCGTTCAGGAGGCTGCGCCGTACGGCAGGCTGACCGCGCGGGAGCAGGAGATCGCCGTGCTGCTCGCCCGCGGCCTCAGCAACCGCGGCATCGCCCAGGAACTGGTGATCACCTCGGCCACCGTGGCCCGGCACATCGCCAACATCATGGAGAAACTGGACTTCGACTCACGGGCGCAGATCGCGGTGTGGGCGGCCGAGCACGGGGCGGACGCAGGGCGAACATAA
- a CDS encoding AMP-binding protein, whose product MEERIVMVDSGTGLKLTEEQLDERSAVATVQLRRRGVREGDTVLICLPLGCDLMVAAAAVIAAGGVVCPLPAELDAVSLRDRMRASGARVMISDVPQALDAADESPVRIIMSVADLGALHSYPASRELCTESDPIGH is encoded by the coding sequence ATGGAGGAGCGGATCGTCATGGTGGACTCGGGCACGGGCCTGAAGCTCACCGAGGAGCAGCTGGACGAGAGGTCCGCCGTCGCGACCGTCCAGCTGCGGCGCAGAGGCGTACGCGAGGGTGACACCGTGCTCATCTGCCTGCCCCTCGGGTGTGACCTGATGGTCGCGGCGGCCGCGGTGATCGCCGCGGGAGGCGTCGTCTGCCCGCTGCCCGCGGAGCTCGACGCGGTCTCCCTCAGGGACCGCATGCGGGCGAGCGGCGCCCGGGTGATGATCTCCGACGTCCCGCAGGCGCTCGACGCCGCGGACGAATCACCCGTAAGGATCATCATGAGCGTCGCGGACCTCGGCGCCCTACATTCGTATCCAGCCAGTCGCGAACTCTGCACGGAAAGTGATCCCATCGGGCACTGA
- a CDS encoding LuxR C-terminal-related transcriptional regulator has product MPEPPRHNLPAEPNRFVGRERDLDDLRGLFGETRVVTLCGVGGIGKTRLALRVAAGLVPAYPDGVWLVELARVRRPELVDQEVGRVLGVCEEAGRPVFATVTDRLRDLHCLLLLDNCEHLIDRCAEVSAGLIAACPRLSILATSREPLRIASELIWRVPPLDLPDMGAPDAESVQLFMDRAAAAGTRLGPDSLADVVRLCQALDGLPLALELAAARTSLLSPGQIADRIDDRFSLLTTGGRTAPARQRTLLAAVEWSYDLLAEKEQVLLRRLSVFPRDFDLDLAEQICAAPPISEGEIVDLLGGLVDKSLVLCDESRRRYWLLETIRRYAVERLQRAGEREVLRERHLHVLCELQERHFMTEMVEQGVPWARRLEALTMSKSLVDDQRVALDWAAESGDVQFGLRVCAASTGLLPICGNLTEIVTWVERFLSLDLTDVPPEQIAQAKAYLAYGLEARDELSRALELAQESLTGLSSANAYPRSVMHSLIVVILLRMGRPEEAVRHAEDGLALATRSGDAWNQAAGLSGLSAVALTRGRLREAQRLGEEALARAREHGHRWIMARTATQLGAVAEFRGDLVTAKAQYEMAVPWLRELGSDLDLSRCLARMGRVAALLREFATARECLGASLALGRETGQRQSVARSLVGLSVLAECEGDLEAAVLAAAAAATLRESIGQQSSTIRIEELLGRARTKLGDGRTGSLWSRGRAMSPDDVARRVLEGERVAQKLPVVAEPVKHSLLTAREQEIANLLTRGLSNRAIAAELVISPATVARHIANIMEKLGYTSRAQIAVWAAKRPAPPA; this is encoded by the coding sequence ATGCCAGAGCCCCCCAGGCACAACCTCCCCGCTGAGCCCAACCGGTTCGTGGGTCGCGAGCGTGACCTCGACGACCTGCGCGGGCTGTTCGGCGAGACCCGCGTGGTCACGCTGTGCGGCGTCGGAGGCATCGGCAAGACCCGGCTGGCGCTCCGCGTCGCCGCGGGGCTCGTGCCCGCCTACCCCGACGGCGTGTGGCTGGTCGAGCTGGCCAGGGTGCGCCGCCCGGAGCTGGTCGACCAGGAGGTCGGCCGCGTGCTCGGCGTGTGCGAGGAGGCGGGCCGCCCGGTCTTCGCCACCGTGACCGACCGGCTGCGCGACCTGCACTGCCTGCTGCTCCTCGACAACTGCGAGCACCTCATCGACAGGTGCGCCGAGGTGAGCGCGGGGCTGATCGCGGCCTGCCCGCGGCTGAGCATCCTGGCCACCAGCCGGGAGCCGCTGCGCATCGCCAGCGAGCTGATCTGGCGGGTGCCGCCGCTCGACCTGCCCGACATGGGCGCTCCCGACGCCGAGTCCGTGCAGCTCTTCATGGACCGGGCCGCGGCCGCCGGCACCAGGCTGGGCCCCGACAGCCTGGCCGACGTGGTGCGCCTGTGCCAGGCGCTCGACGGGCTTCCGCTCGCGCTGGAGCTGGCCGCGGCCCGTACGAGCCTGCTCAGCCCCGGGCAGATCGCCGACCGCATCGACGACCGGTTCTCGCTGCTCACCACCGGCGGCCGCACCGCTCCCGCCCGGCAGCGCACGCTGCTGGCCGCCGTCGAATGGAGCTACGACCTGCTGGCCGAGAAGGAGCAGGTGCTGCTGCGCAGGCTGTCGGTGTTCCCCCGCGACTTCGACCTCGACCTCGCCGAGCAGATCTGCGCGGCGCCGCCGATCTCCGAGGGCGAGATCGTCGATCTGCTCGGCGGGCTGGTCGACAAGTCGCTGGTCCTCTGCGACGAGAGCCGCAGGCGCTACTGGCTCCTCGAGACCATCAGACGGTACGCGGTCGAGCGCCTCCAACGGGCCGGCGAGCGCGAGGTCCTGCGCGAACGCCACCTCCACGTGCTCTGCGAGCTGCAGGAGCGCCACTTCATGACGGAGATGGTCGAGCAGGGCGTGCCGTGGGCGCGCCGGCTCGAGGCGCTGACCATGAGCAAGAGCCTGGTCGACGACCAGCGGGTGGCGCTCGACTGGGCGGCCGAGTCCGGTGACGTGCAGTTCGGCCTGCGCGTGTGCGCCGCCAGCACGGGTCTGCTGCCCATCTGCGGCAACCTGACCGAGATCGTCACCTGGGTCGAGCGGTTCCTCTCGCTCGACCTGACCGACGTGCCGCCCGAGCAGATCGCGCAGGCCAAGGCGTACCTCGCCTATGGCCTGGAGGCCAGGGACGAGCTGAGCCGCGCCCTGGAGCTGGCGCAGGAGAGCCTGACCGGGCTCTCCTCGGCGAACGCCTACCCCCGCTCCGTCATGCACAGCCTCATCGTGGTCATCCTGCTGCGCATGGGCAGGCCCGAGGAGGCGGTGCGCCACGCGGAGGACGGCCTGGCCCTGGCCACCCGCTCGGGCGACGCGTGGAACCAGGCGGCGGGGCTGTCCGGGCTGTCGGCGGTGGCCCTGACCCGCGGCCGGCTGCGCGAGGCGCAGCGGCTCGGCGAGGAGGCGCTCGCGCGCGCCCGCGAGCACGGCCACCGCTGGATCATGGCCAGGACCGCGACCCAGCTGGGCGCGGTGGCCGAGTTCCGCGGCGACCTGGTGACCGCCAAGGCCCAGTACGAGATGGCCGTCCCATGGCTGCGCGAGCTGGGCAGCGACCTCGATCTGTCGCGCTGCCTGGCCAGGATGGGCAGGGTGGCGGCGCTGCTGCGCGAGTTCGCCACCGCGCGCGAGTGCCTGGGCGCCAGCCTCGCCCTGGGCCGGGAGACCGGGCAGCGGCAGAGCGTGGCCCGCAGCCTGGTGGGGCTGTCCGTGCTGGCGGAGTGCGAAGGCGATCTGGAGGCCGCCGTGCTGGCCGCCGCGGCGGCGGCCACGCTCCGCGAGTCGATCGGGCAGCAGTCGTCCACGATCAGGATCGAGGAGCTGCTCGGCCGGGCCCGCACCAAACTGGGCGACGGGCGCACGGGCTCGCTGTGGTCGCGCGGGCGGGCGATGAGCCCGGACGACGTCGCCCGCCGCGTGCTGGAGGGCGAGCGGGTGGCGCAGAAGCTGCCCGTGGTGGCCGAGCCGGTCAAACACTCGCTGCTGACCGCCCGTGAGCAGGAGATCGCCAACCTGCTCACCCGTGGGCTGTCCAACCGGGCCATCGCGGCCGAGCTGGTGATCAGCCCCGCCACCGTCGCCCGCCACATCGCCAACATCATGGAGAAGCTCGGCTACACCTCGCGGGCGCAGATCGCGGTGTGGGCCGCCAAGCGCCCCGCTCCTCCCGCCTGA
- a CDS encoding AMP-binding protein, producing the protein MTWTELVMAAAPTRGDQPAVSDVRTGEVLSYSAFVRRVTRAAAGLSRQGLRFGDHVLVNVPLGASLPVAVHAVAWAGGVAVLAASGAARFMITQSHYDSTVAKVEQVYSFQPVPGAKPFGELIGDRTLEFGPLAGPAIIVDGVRTFRHDALASDLRKLASRLVIDKDDVVLSAVSEPFRGLRLVDLAMTAGAHVIVAHEPSVVGCRVLAAERRATMVVAPYDVAKRLLGDPMLRVVDERAIVSSLGL; encoded by the coding sequence ATGACGTGGACAGAGCTGGTTATGGCCGCGGCGCCGACGCGGGGGGATCAGCCGGCGGTGAGCGATGTCAGGACCGGTGAGGTGCTGTCCTACTCCGCGTTCGTCAGACGCGTCACCCGTGCCGCGGCGGGCCTGAGCCGCCAGGGCCTGCGTTTCGGCGACCACGTCCTCGTCAACGTCCCGCTCGGCGCGTCGCTGCCCGTCGCGGTCCACGCCGTGGCCTGGGCGGGCGGGGTCGCGGTGCTCGCGGCCTCGGGGGCGGCCCGCTTCATGATCACACAGAGTCATTACGACTCCACCGTGGCGAAGGTCGAACAGGTCTACTCGTTCCAGCCGGTGCCGGGGGCGAAGCCGTTCGGCGAGCTGATCGGCGACCGCACCCTCGAGTTCGGCCCGCTGGCGGGCCCCGCGATCATCGTCGACGGCGTGCGGACGTTCCGCCACGACGCGCTGGCGAGCGACCTGCGCAAGCTCGCCTCCCGGCTGGTGATCGACAAGGACGACGTGGTGCTCAGCGCGGTGAGCGAGCCGTTCAGGGGCCTCAGGCTGGTCGATCTGGCGATGACGGCGGGCGCCCACGTCATCGTCGCCCACGAGCCGAGCGTGGTCGGCTGCCGCGTGCTGGCCGCGGAGCGCCGGGCCACCATGGTCGTCGCGCCGTACGACGTCGCCAAACGGCTGCTCGGTGACCCCATGCTGCGTGTCGTCGACGAAAGGGCGATCGTCAGCTCGCTCGGGCTGTGA
- the typA gene encoding translational GTPase TypA — translation MPLNSRDDLRNIAIIAHVDHGKTTLVDAMLWQSGAFRANQDVDDRVMDSNDLEREKGITILAKNTAVRHGGMTINIIDTPGHADFGGEVERGLSMVDGVVLLVDASEGPLPQTRFVLRKALAAKMPVILCINKVDRPDARIKDVVDEVYELFMDLDATEEQIDFPIVYASAKAGRASMERPEDGGMPDSPDLEPLFDIIKSTIPAPTYDPSAPLQAHVTNLDASSYLGRIALCRIHQGVMRKGQQVAWCRTDGTIQRVKVTELLMTEALERKPAEEAGPGDIIAIAGIPDIMIGETLADPDDPRPLPLITVDEPAISMTIGTNTSPLVGKVKGSKVTARMVKDRLDKELVGNVSLRVLPTDRPDSWEVQGRGELALAILVEQMRREGYELTVGKPQVVTKTIDGKVHEPVERLTVDCPEEYLGAVTQLLAVRKGRMEHMTNHGTGWIRMEFVVPARGLIGFRTEFLTETRGTGLVHHVFDSYEPWFGELRTRNNGSLVADRSGPVTAFAMLNLQERGTLFVSPTTEVYEGMIIGENSRSDDMDVNITKEKKLTNMRSSTSEETEKVIPPRVLSLEQALEFIREDECVEITPEHVRIRKVVLDAATRGRAAARAKRG, via the coding sequence ATGCCTTTGAACAGCCGCGACGACCTGCGGAACATCGCGATCATCGCGCACGTCGACCATGGCAAGACCACGCTGGTCGACGCCATGCTCTGGCAGTCCGGGGCCTTCCGCGCGAACCAGGACGTCGACGACCGCGTCATGGACTCCAACGACCTCGAGCGCGAGAAGGGCATCACCATTCTCGCGAAGAACACCGCGGTCAGGCACGGCGGCATGACCATCAACATCATCGACACGCCCGGCCACGCCGACTTCGGCGGCGAGGTCGAGCGCGGCCTGTCGATGGTCGACGGCGTCGTGCTGCTGGTCGACGCCTCCGAGGGGCCGCTGCCGCAGACCCGCTTCGTGCTGCGCAAGGCCCTGGCCGCCAAGATGCCGGTCATCCTCTGCATCAACAAGGTCGACCGCCCGGACGCCCGCATCAAGGACGTCGTGGACGAGGTCTACGAGCTGTTCATGGACCTCGACGCCACGGAGGAGCAGATCGACTTCCCGATCGTGTACGCCTCCGCCAAGGCGGGCCGGGCCTCCATGGAGCGCCCCGAGGACGGCGGCATGCCCGACTCCCCGGACCTCGAGCCGCTGTTCGACATCATCAAGTCGACCATCCCCGCGCCGACGTACGACCCGAGCGCCCCGCTCCAGGCCCACGTCACCAACCTCGACGCCTCCTCCTACCTGGGCCGCATCGCCCTGTGCCGGATCCACCAGGGCGTGATGCGCAAGGGCCAGCAGGTGGCCTGGTGCCGCACCGACGGCACGATCCAGCGCGTCAAGGTGACCGAGCTGCTCATGACCGAGGCCCTGGAGCGCAAGCCGGCCGAGGAGGCGGGCCCCGGCGACATCATCGCCATCGCCGGCATCCCCGACATCATGATCGGTGAGACGCTCGCCGACCCCGACGACCCGCGCCCGCTGCCGCTGATCACGGTGGACGAGCCGGCCATCTCGATGACCATCGGCACCAACACCTCGCCCCTGGTCGGCAAGGTCAAGGGCTCGAAGGTCACCGCTCGCATGGTGAAGGACCGCCTCGACAAGGAGCTGGTCGGCAACGTGTCGCTGCGCGTGCTGCCCACCGACCGGCCCGACTCCTGGGAGGTGCAGGGCCGCGGCGAGCTGGCGCTGGCCATCCTGGTCGAGCAGATGCGCCGCGAGGGCTACGAGCTGACCGTCGGCAAGCCGCAGGTCGTCACCAAGACCATCGACGGCAAGGTGCACGAGCCGGTCGAGCGCCTCACGGTCGACTGCCCGGAGGAGTACCTCGGCGCGGTCACCCAGCTCCTGGCCGTGCGCAAGGGCCGCATGGAGCACATGACCAACCACGGCACCGGCTGGATCCGGATGGAGTTCGTGGTGCCGGCGCGCGGCCTGATCGGCTTCCGTACGGAGTTCCTCACCGAGACCCGCGGCACCGGCCTGGTGCACCACGTGTTCGACTCCTACGAGCCGTGGTTCGGCGAGCTGCGCACCCGCAACAACGGCTCCCTGGTGGCCGACAGGTCCGGCCCGGTGACCGCGTTCGCGATGCTCAACCTGCAGGAGCGCGGCACCCTGTTCGTCTCGCCGACGACCGAGGTCTACGAAGGCATGATCATCGGCGAGAACTCCCGGTCCGACGACATGGATGTGAACATCACCAAGGAGAAGAAGCTCACCAACATGCGCTCCTCCACCAGCGAGGAGACCGAGAAGGTGATCCCGCCGCGCGTCCTTTCGCTGGAGCAGGCGCTGGAGTTCATCCGCGAGGACGAATGCGTGGAGATCACTCCGGAGCACGTGCGCATCCGCAAGGTCGTGCTCGACGCCGCCACGCGCGGTCGCGCCGCGGCCCGCGCCAAGCGCGGCTGA